AATACCACCTCCAGCCGATTGAATCGCAGATGTTTCAATCGAGCCATTGTTGGCGGTAAATTGGCCAGTATTAATGGTGATATTCCCGGCTGGTGCTGCACCTGTTGATTGGGCAAGTAAACTTGCTTGGTTAGTTAGGTTGAAGGATTGTGTGGCGTTGATGGTGAGATTGCCGCCGAAGCCGTCGGGGTTCGGGGAGAAGGTGGAGGCTGATATAGTCGCGCCGTCAGCAATGGTTAGTCGTTGTGTGTCAATGCTTAAGTTTCCCGCTTCCCCTGCGCCTGTAGTTTCCACAGAAAGTTGACCTGTCCCTTGAATGGTTATGGCTTCTGGTGCAGTGATGCTTAAGCTTCCCCCCTGACCGCTACCAGAGGTGGCGGCGGAGATTTTGGCGTTATCTTGAAGGTTAATGGTCAAATTCTGTCCGTTGTTAAATGGTTGCAGAGTTAATGACCCGGCTGGAGCAACACCTTGGGTTTCAGCTAATAAGCCAATCTCTGTACCTTTAAGGTTAATTTGAGAGGCATTCACCTCAATACTGCCACCCCGTCCTGAACTCCTGGCAGTAGCACTGGTGGTGATTGAGCCATTGTTGGCGGTTAGCTGTTCAGTGTTAATGGCTACATTCCCCGCAGGTGCTGCACCATTTGACTGGGCAAGTAAACGCGCTTGATTGGTGAGATTGAAGGATTGTGTGGCGTTGATGGTGAGATTGCCGCCTGTCCCGGAAGCGTAAGGGGAGGAAGTAGAAGCGGACACAGTAGCGCCGTCAGAAATGTTGAGCTTTTGTGTCTCAATTGTCAAGCCTCCCGCTTTCCCTGCACCTGTTGTCTCAACTGAGAGTTGACCTAACCCCCGAATGGTTACAGCTTCTGGTGCTGTGACTCTTAAGCTTCCCCCCTCACCACTGTCAGAAGTGGAAGCAGAAATTTGCGGGTTATCTTGGAGATTTACACTCAGGGTTTGCCCGTTGTTAAAGGGTTTTAGGGTTAATGAGCCGGCGGGTGCTGCGCTTTGGGTTTGGGCAAATAAACCACTGGTGTTACCCGATAGGTTGATTTGAGAGGCATTGACGTTGACGCTGCCACCAGGTTCATTAGTGGTGGCGGTGGCGGTAGCGGTGGCAGAAACTTTGGCTCCTCTCTCAAGGGTGAGAGTCTCCGTTGTAATTTCCACGTCACCTGCGGCACCAGCCCCACTTGTCTCCACAGACACTTGCGCTTCATTTAAAAGGTTCAACTGTGGGGTATTAATTGTCACGTCACCTGCCCTACCGGCACCTGTAGATTGGGCAAGTAAACTCGCTTGATTGGTGAGGTTAAACGATTCTGTGGCGTTGATGGTGATATTACCGCCAATTCCAGCTGGATTGGCGGAAGAGGTGGATGCCGAGATAGTCGCACCATCAGCAATGGTGAGTCGTTGTGTATCAATTCTCAAGTCTCCCGCAGCACCATCACCTGTGGTTTGAACCGCCAGTTGACCATAACCTTGAATGGTTATGGCTTCTGGTGCTTGTACAATCAGGTTTCCTCCTTTACCACTTCCAGTTGTGGACGCAGAGACTTGAGATTGGGGCGCTAAGGTGAGGTTGAGGGTGGATTGATTCTGATAGGGTTTTAGGGTTAAGGTTCCGGCGGGTGATTGTCCTTGAGTTTCGGCAAAGACACCTACGACTCCGGCTAAATCCATAGTGGAGGCATTTAAGGTGATACTGCCACTCCCTTCGGTATTGGTGGCGGTATTAGTGGCAGTGGCAGTGATGCGGGCGGTGTCGGAGAGGGTTAAGGTGGGGGTATTGATAATAATGCTGCCAGCTTGACCTGCATTACTGGTTTCTACTGAGAGAACTGGGGAAAAGTCATTCACACCGATGCCGAGATTGACGGCGGTGGAGGCATTGGCTGTAATTGTTCCGCTATTGCCACTGCCTTCGGTTAAGGCAAAAAGTTGTGCGCCTCTGGTAATGGTTAAGGTGGAGGTGTCTAGGGTAATGTTTCCAGCTTTTCCAGTTCCTGTGGTTTCTGTGGTAATGGTGCCTTGCCCCTGAATTGTGATGGCGTTGGGAGCCTTAATTTCTATATTCCCGCCGATGCCAAGGTTTGAAGTGGAAGCAGATATCTGCGCTCCTTCTTGGAACAAGATAGATAAGGTTTGCCCATCATCATAGGGTTGAAGGGTTAGGTTTCCAGCACCTCCGCTACTGCTGGTTTGGGCAGATAAACTACTCGAAGGAGCGAGCCGTACAACTGGTGCCTTGAGGGTGATATTTCCTGCCTGCCCTGTACTGCTAGTGTTACTGATGATTTGACTGTTGTTGAAACTGACGATACCGGGACTGGCAATGGTAATACTCCCGGCAGGATTGTCTCCACGGGTATCACTTTGGATCACGCTCTTGCGAAACGTGAGACTGCCCGTGCTGGTGACTGCCACATTTCCAGCCTGCCCTCTGTCATTCAAAGGAATCGTAATAGAGCGACAATTCTCACACAATATTACTTTGACCTGTTGGGCTGTCAGGATGTTGGTCTCGTCGATTCGTAGGTCGCCAAATCCATTGATCTCCACATCCCCAGAGTTGCCACCCGACGCGATCGTGTTAATGGTCAATCCGGATACACCGCTCCCTGCCTCTAGCGTTACTTTGCCGCCATTCCCTGAATCTCCCAGCTCAGAAACGGCAAACGAACTCAGAACGGAATTACTGCCGGAAATTGTTCCCCTCCTGGCACTTAAATGAATGATTCCTCCATTCCCCGAGGAGGAGTCCGAGAACGAGATCGAGTCCGAGAACGAGTTATCGAGGGAAATATTACCGGAGTTAGTAGCGAAGGAAATCACCCCCCCATTCCCTGCATTTCCCGAGCCCGAGAACGAGTACCAGTAAGAGCTTGAGGACGAGTTTGAGTTATTGAGGGAGATATTGCCGGAGTTAGTAGCGAAGGAAATCACCCCCCCATTCCCCCCATTTCCCGAGCCCGAGGACGAGTTCGAGTTATTGAGGGAGATATTACCGGAGTTAGTAGCGAAGGAAATTACCCCCCCATTCCCCGCATTTCCCGAGTCCGAGGACGAGTAAGAGGACGAGTAAGAGCTTGAGGACGAGTTATCGAGGGAAATATTGCCGGAGTTAGTAGCGAAGGAAATCACCCCCCCATTCCCCGCATTTCCCAAGTCCGAGTCCGAGGATGAGGACGAGTCCGAGGGCGAGTACGAGAGAGAGATATTGCCGGAGTTAGTAGCGAAGGAAATCGCCCCCCCATTCCCCGCATTTCCCGAGTCCGAGTTTGAGTACGAAATCGAGTACAAGTCCGATTTCGAGTCCGAGAACGAGTTATCGAGGGAGATATTGCCGGAGTTAGTAATGAAGGAAATTACCCCCCCATTCCCTGCATTTCCTGAGCCCGAGGACGAGTGCGATTTCGAGTCCGAGAACGAGTTATCGAGGGAGATGTTGCCGGAGTTAGTAGCGAAGGAAATCCCCCCCCCATTCCCCGCATTTCTGTCCGAGTACGAGTACGAGAACGAGGACGAGTTTGAGGACGAGTTATCGAGGGAGATGTTGCCGGAGTTAGTAGCGAAGGAAATCATCCCCCCATTCCCCGCATTTGCCGAGTCCGAGTCCGAGTACGAGGACGAGTTTATAGAGATGTGGTTTAGGGCATTACCAACGGCTATGTCTCCCCGCCCATATACCCGAATATCTCCCCCATTTGCCCCAGTATTACTTGTGCTGGTAGTTACACTCCCTCGAATGGATATCGTTCCTGGCAAGGTGTTAGGGCTAAACTGATTGGTTAACAACACCAGCCCCGCTGGTTGGGTAACCTGAATATTGCCATTGACCGTGATGTTGGCGCTAGTAGCCATTTGGTTCGCAATCGGCAGAGGCGGAGTTCCCGGTAAAAATCGATTGGTTGGCAAGCCACCCAACCCTGCCCAATCCACTCCGGCTCTCACATCCAACGTGGCTTGTGTGCTGCCATCGATCGTAATCGGAACCAGAACCGGATCTACACTTCTGACGGAGCCATCGCTGTTCAGGGTCGCTTTATAGTCCGTCAAATTAACCGTTGCCAAATCAGCGTAAGTTCTGCTGCCATTAAATAAGTTCGTATTGGTGGGATTAATCGTGGTGGCAGCATCCCCGGTTCCTGTAATGGTAACACTGCCCAGAGTGACACTTCCGCCTGCCAGAATATGCAGTGAAGCCCCTTGATAATCTCCCAAGGTTACATCGCCATTGGAGAGAATAATCGGGTCATGGGGGCTGTATAAATTGCCCAAACTGCCATCTAACCGTTCAATGCTAAAATTGCCACCACTCCAAAAGTGAGCATCACCGCCCACCGTCTGATCGGAGCGCAGCACTAAGTTCCCGCCTGCAAGCAACCCACTATAGGGGTGACTTA
Above is a window of Funiculus sociatus GB2-C1 DNA encoding:
- a CDS encoding filamentous hemagglutinin N-terminal domain-containing protein, with the protein product MTKFSWLSLGWQLKLFGSVAIFGTLFAAVGGSVLAQIVPDNTLGAEGSVVTPNVNIQGIPSDRIDAGATRGANLFHSFGEFNVGSGRGAYFANPTGIENILTRVTGSNVSNIFGRLGVLGGANLFLLNPNGIVFGPNASLDIQGSFVATTADGIELGDSGYFSAAEPQTSSLLSVSPGALFFSQGANQPGSIINQGNLATGKNLTLAAGNLDLQGQLLSWGDLTLEAQDTVKVRDSPAIPFIASAGGNLLVQGNQGIDIAALSHPYSGLLAGGNLVLRSDQTVGGDAHFWSGGNFSIERLDGSLGNLYSPHDPIILSNGDVTLGDYQGASLHILAGGSVTLGSVTITGTGDAATTINPTNTNLFNGSRTYADLATVNLTDYKATLNSDGSVRSVDPVLVPITIDGSTQATLDVRAGVDWAGLGGLPTNRFLPGTPPLPIANQMATSANITVNGNIQVTQPAGLVLLTNQFSPNTLPGTISIRGSVTTSTSNTGANGGDIRVYGRGDIAVGNALNHISINSSSYSDSDSANAGNGGMISFATNSGNISLDNSSSNSSSFSYSYSDRNAGNGGGISFATNSGNISLDNSFSDSKSHSSSGSGNAGNGGVISFITNSGNISLDNSFSDSKSDLYSISYSNSDSGNAGNGGAISFATNSGNISLSYSPSDSSSSSDSDLGNAGNGGVISFATNSGNISLDNSSSSSYSSSYSSSDSGNAGNGGVISFATNSGNISLNNSNSSSGSGNGGNGGVISFATNSGNISLNNSNSSSSSYWYSFSGSGNAGNGGVISFATNSGNISLDNSFSDSISFSDSSSGNGGIIHLSARRGTISGSNSVLSSFAVSELGDSGNGGKVTLEAGSGVSGLTINTIASGGNSGDVEINGFGDLRIDETNILTAQQVKVILCENCRSITIPLNDRGQAGNVAVTSTGSLTFRKSVIQSDTRGDNPAGSITIASPGIVSFNNSQIISNTSSTGQAGNITLKAPVVRLAPSSSLSAQTSSSGGAGNLTLQPYDDGQTLSILFQEGAQISASTSNLGIGGNIEIKAPNAITIQGQGTITTETTGTGKAGNITLDTSTLTITRGAQLFALTEGSGNSGTITANASTAVNLGIGVNDFSPVLSVETSNAGQAGSIIINTPTLTLSDTARITATATNTATNTEGSGSITLNASTMDLAGVVGVFAETQGQSPAGTLTLKPYQNQSTLNLTLAPQSQVSASTTGSGKGGNLIVQAPEAITIQGYGQLAVQTTGDGAAGDLRIDTQRLTIADGATISASTSSANPAGIGGNITINATESFNLTNQASLLAQSTGAGRAGDVTINTPQLNLLNEAQVSVETSGAGAAGDVEITTETLTLERGAKVSATATATATTNEPGGSVNVNASQINLSGNTSGLFAQTQSAAPAGSLTLKPFNNGQTLSVNLQDNPQISASTSDSGEGGSLRVTAPEAVTIRGLGQLSVETTGAGKAGGLTIETQKLNISDGATVSASTSSPYASGTGGNLTINATQSFNLTNQARLLAQSNGAAPAGNVAINTEQLTANNGSITTSATARSSGRGGSIEVNASQINLKGTEIGLLAETQGVAPAGSLTLQPFNNGQNLTINLQDNAKISAATSGSGQGGSLSITAPEAITIQGTGQLSVETTGAGEAGNLSIDTQRLTIADGATISASTFSPNPDGFGGNLTINATQSFNLTNQASLLAQSTGAAPAGNITINTGQFTANNGSIETSAIQSAGGGITITASDIRLLGDSDIRTDVASGAGGGGNINLTANTIIAFDDSDILAFARDGKGGDITLKTPIFFGFAYSPAPKGTGPDTLENNNQVDINASGAVSGVITTPDVSFIQNSLAELPDNQINTDSLLANSCIVRRNQPTKGSFTITGTGGLPQRPGDAQMSTFPTVDIETLPSDSTSSNTNPNRPWQKGDPIVEPQGVYRLPNGKLVMSRECPRIQ